A single region of the Melopsittacus undulatus isolate bMelUnd1 chromosome 10, bMelUnd1.mat.Z, whole genome shotgun sequence genome encodes:
- the PANK3 gene encoding pantothenate kinase 3, protein MKIKDAKKPSFPWFGMDIGGTLVKLAYFEPIDITAEEEQEEVESLKSIRKYLTSNVAYGSTGIRDVHLELKDLTIFARRGNLHFIRFPTQDLPTFIQMGRNKNFSTLHTVLCATGGGAYKFEEDFRTIGNLQLHKLDELDCLVKGLLYIDSVSFNGQAECYYFENASDPERCQKMPFNLDDPYPLLVVNIGSGVSILSVHSKDNYKRVTGTSLGGGTFLGLCSLLTGCESFEEALEMASKGDSTHADKLVRDIYGGDYERFGLPGWAVASSFGNMIYKEKRESVSKEDLARAILVTITNNIGSIARMCAVNEKINRVVFVGNFLRVNTLSMKLLAYALDYWSKGQLKALFLEHEGYFGAVGALLGLPNFS, encoded by the exons ATGAAGATCAAGGACGCCAAGAAGCCGT CTTTCCCATGGTTTGGCATGGACATTGGGGGAACTTTGGTGAAACTGGCATATTTTGAACCTATTGATATCActgcagaggaggagcaggaggaagttGAAAGCTTGAAGAGCATCCGCAAATACCTGACTTCCAATGTAGCCTATGGATCTACCGGCATTCGAGATGTTCACCTTGAGCTGAAAGACTTAACAATTTTTGCTCGAAGAGGAAATTTGCACTTTATTCGATTCCCAACTCAAGATTTGCCTACTTTTATCCAAATGGGAAGAAATAAGAACTTTTCCACACTACACACGGTGCTGTGTGCCACCGGTGGTGGCGCTTACAAGTTTGAGGAAGACTTTCGCACA ATTGGAAACCTCCAGCTGCAcaaactggatgagcttgacTGCCTTGTGAAAGGCTTATTGTATATAGATTCTGTCAGCTTCAATGGGCAGGCAGAGTgctattattttgaaaatgccTCAGATCCTGAGAGATgccaaaagatgccttttaACCTGGATGATCCATACCCATTGCTGGTTGTTAACATTGGTTCAGGAGTCAGTATTTTATCAGTCCATTCCAAAGACAACTATAAAAGAGTAACTGGAACAAG TCTAGGTGGAGGGACCTTTCTTGGTCTATGCAGTTTGTTGACAGGCTGTGAAAGCTTTGAAGAAGCTCTGGAAATGGCCTCCAAAGGAGACAGCACACATGCTGACAAACTTGTTCGAGATATTTATGGAGGAGACTATGAAAGATTTGGCCTGCCAGGATGGGCTGTAGCATCCAG tTTTGGGAATATGATCtacaaagagaagagagagtCTGTTAGCAAAGAAGATCTTGCAAGAGCCATACTGGTCACCATCACCAATAACATTGGGTCTATTGCCCGGATGTGTGCAGTAAATGAG AAAATCAACAGAGTTGTATTTGTTGGCAATTTCTTACGTGTGAATACTTTGTCAATGAAGCTTCTTGCATATGCACTGGATTACTGGTCAAAAGGCCAGCTGAAGGCCTTGTTCCTAGAACATGAG GGATACTTCGGAGCTGTGGGTGCTCTTCTTGGGCTGCCAAATTTCAGTTGA